The genomic interval GTGCATTCAACGATTTAGTCATAGGTGGCAACATCTACCCACACAGAAGGATCCACAAGACCACATGGACTGCACCAGATGGGAAGACGGAAAACAAAATTGATCCCTTCACCATCGACCGCAAATGGAGACTAAGTGTGCTGGACGTAAGTGCGAAGCGCGGAGCCGACGCAGCCACCGACCATCAGTTGCTCGAGGCAACGCTGAAGACCAAGTTGAGATCCTTCTGTGACTCCTCAGGAAGGCCACACCATAAGTTCAACATCCAGTTTCTGAAAGACAATAAGAAAGCAGAGGAGTTCACCTGTGAAGTCAGTAACAGGTTTGAAGCGCTGACAGAGTTGACCGAAGAGACGGTAGAGAACCACTGGATAGAGTTACAGAAAACCTGGAAGAATGCCTGCACCAAAGTTCTTGGGAGGAGAAAAATAGAACAGAATGAATGGATGACGAGTGGATCATGGGAGAAGATAAAGAAGAGGAGGGAACTGAAGCAGAAAATCAATAGGAGCTGCGACCAACAGCAGAGGACAGACCTCAGAGCACAGTATTTGGAGGTGAACCGGGAGGTAAAGAAGAGTGCGAGACCGGACAAAGAACAGTTTGTGCACAACCTGACCAGCATCGAAGCAAAACAATAAGAAGAGAGTGTACGAGATCACACGGGCCTTGTCAGGGAAGAGCTTCAACCCAAGTAAACCGGTGAAAGACAAGAATGGCAGAGTCATCACAAGTGACGAGGCACAGAAAAGACGGTGGGTGGAACATTTCCGGGAAATCCTTAACCGTCCACCACCAGAAGCAGTGCCCGTAATACCACCAGCGGAAGAGCCCCTCAACATCAACACCAATCCACCAACCAAAGCTGAGATCATCAAAGCCATCAAGATGCTGAAACATGGCAAGGCAGCAGGTCCTGACGGCTTCACTCCGGAAGCTCTCAAGACAAATGCAACAGCAGCAGAGATTCTACACCCTCTCTTAGTGAAGATATGGGAGCAGAAACAAGTGCCGGCCGACTGGAAGTTTGGGCACTTGGTAAAACTTCCCAAGAAAGATGACATCTCCCAGTGCAACAACTGGCGAGGTATCATGTTGTTGTCCATCCCCAGCAAGGTGCTTACCAGGATCATCCTAGAGAGATTGAAAGTGGCAATAGATATGAGGCTTAGAGCAGAGCATGCAGGGTTTAGGCAAGATCGATCATGTACAGACCATATCGCTACTATGCGCATCATCAACGACCAAGCCATCGAATGGCAGTCTCCGCTGTACACAACTTTTGTGGATTTTGAAAAAAGCATTCGATAGCGTCGACATGGAAACTATCTGAAAGCTGATGCAGCACTATGGAATCCCACAAAAGCTCATAATATCACCCAGCAGCTTCATGAGGACTCATATTGCCAGATTATTCACAACGGGAAGCTGACAGACCCCTTCGCAGTGAAGACAGGAGTGAGACAGGGTTGTATGCTCTCGCCGACAATTTTCCTGATCATCATAGACTGGATCATGAGAAGTACCACTGAGGGCAGCAACACTGGCATCCAGTGAACCTTCACCAAACACCTAGAGGACCTGGATTTTGCAGACGACATCAGCCTCCTGCCCCACAAACAGCAGCACGCACAGTCGAAGCTAACCCGACAAGCGGAGGAGGCAGAAAAGACCGGCCTGAAAATCAACATCAAGAAGACAGAGGTGATGCGCATGAACAACCGACAACAACAGCCACTACAGCTGCAAGGAGAAGACCTAGTGGAAACCGACCACTTTGTCTAGCGTGGTTAACATTGATGGCGGCATAGACGACGATGTTAAGAGCAGGGTTAACAAGGCAATGGTAGCGTTTAACAACCTGCGTCCCATCTGGAACTACAAGACCTTATCCCAACGTCACAAAGTCCGCATCTTCAACACCAATGTGAAGGCAGTCCTCCTCTATGGGTCCGAAACATGAAGGGTAACTTACGCCATCACCAACAAGTTGAAGACTTTTGTAAACAGCAGGCACCGTATCATCAACATCAGATGGCCTGAGGAGATCTCAAACACAGACCTATGGAGGAGAACCAACCAGAAACCCATCAGCCAAGACATCAAGAAAAGGAAATGGGGGTGGATAGACCACACACTGCGCAAACCAGCCGACAACGTCACGAGACAAGCACTTGACTGGAACCCACAGGGAAAAAGAAAAGTGGGACGGCCCAAGCAGTCGTAGAGAAGGTCTGTCGAGAGCGAGATGAAAGACGCCGGAATGTCGTGGACGCAGCTGAAGAGGGCGGCCCAGAACATAGTGCGCTGGCGAAGTGTTGTTGCGGCCTTATGCTCCACTGGGAGTTTACGGAATATGTCAAGTAAGTCaagtgttgatccacatgatccctTGTATTATCATCTCTCTAAATCTCAAGATAGCACTAAC from Dreissena polymorpha isolate Duluth1 chromosome 1, UMN_Dpol_1.0, whole genome shotgun sequence carries:
- the LOC127880951 gene encoding uncharacterized protein LOC127880951; its protein translation is MEERSPSYSAMRQPTKEEEKEDFYSCLQSLLDKTPRLDMKIVIGDLNAKVGDDNTDREHIMGRHGVGTCYENGELFTDFCAFNDLVIGGNIYPHRRIHKTTWTAPDGKTENKIDPFTIDRKWRLSVLDVSAKRGADAATDHQLLEATLKTKLRSFCDSSGRPHHKFNIQFLKDNKKAEEFTCEVSNRFEALTELTEETVENHWIELQKTWKNACTKVLGRRKIEQNEWMTSGSWEKIKKRRELKQKINRSCDQQQRTDLRAQYLEVNREVKKTSKQNNKKRVYEITRALSGKSFNPSKPVKDKNGRVITSDEAQKRRWVEHFREILNRPPPEAVPVIPPAEEPLNINTNPPTKAEIIKAIKMLKHGKAAGPDGFTPEALKTNATAAEILHPLLVKIWEQKQVPADWKFGHLVKLPKKDDISQCNNWRGIMLLSIPSKVLTRIILERLKVAIDMRLRAEHAGFRQDRSYDISLLPHKQQHAQSKLTRQAEEAEKTGLKINIKKTEVMRMNNRQQQPLQLQGEDLVETDHFV